One region of Lampris incognitus isolate fLamInc1 chromosome 4, fLamInc1.hap2, whole genome shotgun sequence genomic DNA includes:
- the aktip gene encoding AKT-interacting protein isoform X2, translated as MNLNPFWSMSTNTSRKRSDSEEQGGPEEQRASPARPPFGKKQLPAIPSNAAPITKPASTATLAQSANGTHASYGPFYLEYSLLAEFTLVIKQKLPGIYVQPSYKSALMWFGVIFIRHGLYQDGVFKFTVYIPDNYPDGECPRVVFDIPVFHPLVDPVSGELDVRRAFTKWRRNHNHIWQVLMYARTVFYKINTMEPLNPEAAVLYERDVQLFKSKVVDSVKLCNSHLFDQPKIDDPYAISFSPWNPAVHDEAKQRMFTYKRRPEDHHKGMQVLGLSWVRPGSTQPFSKDDNAPQS; from the exons ATGAACTTGAACCCATTCTGGAGCATGTCTACCAATACTAGTCGTAAG AGATCTGACAGTGAGGAACAGGGTGGACCAGAAGAGCAGAGAGCCAGTCCTGCCCGGCCGCCGTTTGGCAAGAAGCAGCTTCCTGCAATTCCTAGTAATGCAGCCCCCATCACCAAGCCTGCCTCAACAGCCACATTGGCCCAGTCAGCCAATGGCACACATGCTTCTTATGGCCCCTTCTACCTGGAGTACTCACTACTGGCTGAGTT CACTCTAGTGATCAAGCAGAAGCTCCCAGGAATTTATGTACAGCCATCGTACAAGTCAGCACTAA TGTGGTTTGGCGTCATATTCATCAGACATGGCTTGTACCAGGATGGAGTCTTCAAATTTACTGTGTATATTCCTGATAACTACCCTGATGGAGAGTGCCCA AGAGTTGTGTTTGATATTCCTGTTTTCCACCCTCTTGTGGACCCTGTGTCTGGAGAACTTGATGTCAGGAGAGCCTTCACCAAATGGAG ACGGAACCACAATCACATCTGGCAGGTCCTTATGTATGCACGCACAGTTTTCTACAAAATCAACACCATGGAACCACTCAACCCAGAGGCGGCTGTAct GTATGAGAGGGATGTGCAGTTGTTTAAAAGCAAGGTGGTGGATAGTGTGAAACTATGCAACAGTCATCTTTTTGACCAGCCTAAAATAGATGATCCCTATGCAATAAG CTTTTCTCCATGGAACCCAGCTGTTCACGATGAAGCAAAGCAGCGGATGTTCACATATAAA AGACGGCCTGAGGATCACCACAAGGGAATGCAGGTGTTGGGTCTGTCTTGGGTGAGGCCTGGATCAACACAGCCCTTCAGCAAAGATGACAACGCTCCCCAGAGCTGA
- the aktip gene encoding AKT-interacting protein isoform X1 has product MNLNPFWSMSTNTSRKQRSDSEEQGGPEEQRASPARPPFGKKQLPAIPSNAAPITKPASTATLAQSANGTHASYGPFYLEYSLLAEFTLVIKQKLPGIYVQPSYKSALMWFGVIFIRHGLYQDGVFKFTVYIPDNYPDGECPRVVFDIPVFHPLVDPVSGELDVRRAFTKWRRNHNHIWQVLMYARTVFYKINTMEPLNPEAAVLYERDVQLFKSKVVDSVKLCNSHLFDQPKIDDPYAISFSPWNPAVHDEAKQRMFTYKRRPEDHHKGMQVLGLSWVRPGSTQPFSKDDNAPQS; this is encoded by the exons ATGAACTTGAACCCATTCTGGAGCATGTCTACCAATACTAGTCGTAAG CAGAGATCTGACAGTGAGGAACAGGGTGGACCAGAAGAGCAGAGAGCCAGTCCTGCCCGGCCGCCGTTTGGCAAGAAGCAGCTTCCTGCAATTCCTAGTAATGCAGCCCCCATCACCAAGCCTGCCTCAACAGCCACATTGGCCCAGTCAGCCAATGGCACACATGCTTCTTATGGCCCCTTCTACCTGGAGTACTCACTACTGGCTGAGTT CACTCTAGTGATCAAGCAGAAGCTCCCAGGAATTTATGTACAGCCATCGTACAAGTCAGCACTAA TGTGGTTTGGCGTCATATTCATCAGACATGGCTTGTACCAGGATGGAGTCTTCAAATTTACTGTGTATATTCCTGATAACTACCCTGATGGAGAGTGCCCA AGAGTTGTGTTTGATATTCCTGTTTTCCACCCTCTTGTGGACCCTGTGTCTGGAGAACTTGATGTCAGGAGAGCCTTCACCAAATGGAG ACGGAACCACAATCACATCTGGCAGGTCCTTATGTATGCACGCACAGTTTTCTACAAAATCAACACCATGGAACCACTCAACCCAGAGGCGGCTGTAct GTATGAGAGGGATGTGCAGTTGTTTAAAAGCAAGGTGGTGGATAGTGTGAAACTATGCAACAGTCATCTTTTTGACCAGCCTAAAATAGATGATCCCTATGCAATAAG CTTTTCTCCATGGAACCCAGCTGTTCACGATGAAGCAAAGCAGCGGATGTTCACATATAAA AGACGGCCTGAGGATCACCACAAGGGAATGCAGGTGTTGGGTCTGTCTTGGGTGAGGCCTGGATCAACACAGCCCTTCAGCAAAGATGACAACGCTCCCCAGAGCTGA